The Aeromonas jandaei genomic interval GGGCCGGGTGCTGGGCCACGCCTACGGTTTTGTCGATCGCATCTCCAAGCTCATTCCGCCAGATCCCGGCATGACCCTGGCCAAGGCGTTCGAGGCCGAGCCCAAGCTGCCCGAGCTCTACGAGCAGGATGAGGAGGTCAAGGACCTCATCGACATGGCCCGCCGCTTGGAAGGGGTAGTGCGCAATGCCGGTAAACACGCCGGTGGCGTGGTAATCGCGCCCACCAAGATCACCGACTTTGCGCCGCTCTACTGCGATGACGAGGGTCATCACCCGGTCACCCAGTTCGACAAGAACGACGTGGAGTACGCCGGTCTGGTGAAGTTCGACTTCCTCGGTCTGCGCACGCTCACCATCATCGACTGGGCGCTCGGCATGATTAACCCGCGTCTTGCCAAAGAGGGCAAGCCGCCGGTCGACATCGCCGCTATTCCCATCGATGACAAGAAGTCGTTCGATTTGCTGCAGCGCTACGAGACCACAGCGGTATTCCAGCTTGAATCCCGTGGCATGAAGGACCTCATCAAGCGGCTGCAGCCCGACTGTTTCGAAGACATGATCGCACTGGTGGCCCTGTTCCGACCGGGCCCGCTCCAGTCAGGCATGGTGGATAACTTCATCGACCGTAAACACGGTAATGAAGCCATCTCCTATCCGGACGAGAAGTGGCAGCACGAGAGCCTCAAGCCCATCCTTGAGCCCACCTACGGCATCATCCTCTATCAGGAGCAGGTGATGCAGATTGCCCAGACGCTGGCGGGCTATACGCTCGGTGGCGCGGACATGCTGCGCCGGGCGATGGGTAAGAAAAAGCCCGAGGAGATGGCCAAGCAGCGGGCCGGTTTCGAAGAGGGCGCCATCAAGAATGGCGTCGACGGCGAACTGGCGATGAAGATCTTCGATCTGGTGGAGAAGTTTGCGGGCTACGGCTTCAACAAGTCGCACTCCGCCGCCTATGCGCTGGTCTCCTACCAGACCCTCTGGCTCAAGACTCACTTCCCGGCCGAGTTCATGGCGGCGGTCATGACCGCCGATATGGACAACACCGACAAGATCGTGACCCTGGTGGACGAGTGCCAGCGGATGGGGCTGACCGTGATCCCGCCGGACGTCAACACCGGCCGCTATCGCTTCAGCGTCAACGAAGACGGTCACATCGTCTACGGTATCGGCGCGGTGAAGGGGGTGGGTGAAGGGCCCATCGACGCGATTCTGGACGCGCGGGATCGGGACGGCCCGTTCCGCGATCTGTTCGACTTCTGCAACCGGGTCGACATCAAGAAGCTCAACAAGCGGGTGATGGAGAAGCTTATTCTCTCCGGCGCCATGGATCGGCTCGGCCCCCACCGTGCCGCCCTGATGGCGACTCTGGAAGAGGCGATGCGCGCCGCCGAGCAGCATGCCAAGGCGCAGGCGGTGGGGCAGGTCGACATGTTCGGCGTGCTCACCGAGGAGATCGACGACGTCAAGAAGGCGTTCGCCAATGTGCCGCACTGGCCTGACAAGGTGTGGCTGGAGGGGGAGCGAGAAACCCTCGGGCTCTATCTGACCGGTCACCCCATCAACCAGTACAGCGGCGAATTGCGTCGTTATACGTCGGGCCGGTTGTGCGATCTGCATCCTACCTCCCGCGATACGGTGACCACGGCGGCAGGGCTGGTGATTGCCGCCCGCAGCATGGTGACCAAGCGCGGCAACAAGATGGGGATCTTCACTCTGGACGACCGTTCCGGCCGTCTCGATGTGACACTTTTCAGCGAAGCGCTGGAAAAGTACGAAGAGTTGATGCAAAAAGACCGTATTTTGGTGGTTTCTGGACAGGTCAGCTTTGATGACTTCTCCGGTGGCCTTAAAATGTCGGCCCGTGAATTACTGGATATCAACGATGCGAGGGAGCGTTTTGCCAGAGCAATTCGCATCTCCCTTGATGAACAGCGTATCGATGATCGCTTTTTTCCGCGTTTGTGCGAGATTTTGGAGCCCGCCCGTGCCGGAGTCTGT includes:
- the dnaE gene encoding DNA polymerase III subunit alpha, yielding MADPRFIHLRVHTDFSMVDGLQKINPIVGAAAADNMPAIALTDQMNMCGLVRFYGAAHGKGIKPIVGADFWVQSDELGDEQFRLTLLAMDNEGYQNITLLISRGYQRGHVQGRPVIDKAWLAEHAKGVIVLSGGREGDVGKFLLKGNRQMTEQCVAFYQTHFPDAYYLELLRTGRSDEEVYLHMAVAIATEFELPVVATNEVVFLNADDFDAHEIRVAIHDGYTLMDKRRPRRYSPQQYLRSQEEMCELFADIPEALENTVEIAKRCNVTVRLGEYFLPNFPTGDMTTEDFLVAKSKEGLEERLEFLFPDPAVRAERRPEYDERLDIELKVINQMGFPGYFLIVMEFIQWSKDNGIPVGPGRGSGAGSLVAYALKITDLDPLEFDLLFERFLNPERVSMPDFDVDFCMDRRDEVIEHVSDMYGREAVSQIITFGSMAAKAVVRDVGRVLGHAYGFVDRISKLIPPDPGMTLAKAFEAEPKLPELYEQDEEVKDLIDMARRLEGVVRNAGKHAGGVVIAPTKITDFAPLYCDDEGHHPVTQFDKNDVEYAGLVKFDFLGLRTLTIIDWALGMINPRLAKEGKPPVDIAAIPIDDKKSFDLLQRYETTAVFQLESRGMKDLIKRLQPDCFEDMIALVALFRPGPLQSGMVDNFIDRKHGNEAISYPDEKWQHESLKPILEPTYGIILYQEQVMQIAQTLAGYTLGGADMLRRAMGKKKPEEMAKQRAGFEEGAIKNGVDGELAMKIFDLVEKFAGYGFNKSHSAAYALVSYQTLWLKTHFPAEFMAAVMTADMDNTDKIVTLVDECQRMGLTVIPPDVNTGRYRFSVNEDGHIVYGIGAVKGVGEGPIDAILDARDRDGPFRDLFDFCNRVDIKKLNKRVMEKLILSGAMDRLGPHRAALMATLEEAMRAAEQHAKAQAVGQVDMFGVLTEEIDDVKKAFANVPHWPDKVWLEGERETLGLYLTGHPINQYSGELRRYTSGRLCDLHPTSRDTVTTAAGLVIAARSMVTKRGNKMGIFTLDDRSGRLDVTLFSEALEKYEELMQKDRILVVSGQVSFDDFSGGLKMSARELLDINDARERFARAIRISLDEQRIDDRFFPRLCEILEPARAGVCPVQVNYRRPGSRVRLTLGTEWRVTPTDQLLDDLRVLLGRERVELVFD